From the genome of Apis cerana isolate GH-2021 linkage group LG15, AcerK_1.0, whole genome shotgun sequence:
ATTAAGTCCAACATATTAAACCCAATCCGGGTATCTCGCTCTTCTTACTCTCGGATTCAGATTCGAATAAaactagaatatatatttttaatcgtaagtatattttgttttttctttccacttattattatatccatatttttctatacatttgttatatttttcttttttattctatattaatttaatttttaatgggaTTAGACAAGTCATAATAAAAGGCAATATtgctttctaaaaattaaatcttcatataaatattggagaaaaaataattttgtccaATAGTTTGCCCTATCATTCGAACCATTGTGCGTCGTTTCGATTCACGAATTCAATGGAATTGATTtccaatcgaattattttgcGCAACAAAATGATGGAGATAGCTCGAACTAAAGGCGATCGTCACGAGTGACTTTATCGATGAATGGTAACGTAAGTTACATTAATCTAAACCGACAAAGACACGATGGTATATAGAAgtatatcgatatttcgttCTGTTCTCACGTTTGTTCGATCAACAAACGCTTTATCGAAAAAAcgcgttaataaataatatctgttAACCTGGCTGCCCATGTCGAATAAATTCCGCGTATCGATTTTATTCTCAAGAGATCTGAAAGATATATCATCGAATCGATGTGGAAAATAAAgaacaatattaaaagattaagagATCCTTTGAAGTTATGTAAATTTcattgtacaaaatatttttttttcgtggcaattaaaattacacttCCACCAAACACGATAAGCAAGCGTATATCGTCGAAATCCAGAAGACACATTGGCCCCCAATCGTCGAAATTCCGGCTTTCTAAATGGCGTCTGCCTTTTACCTTGGCCGCGCCACGAACGTTCAGTTTCCGGAACAGAGCCTACAGACGGAAATTGCTTTCTCGTTACAACATCAAGAAAACTGCTACTATAAACTAACCCTTATGATACGAATTTATTCTCTCCGATTTCGTCGTATGAGACGGATATAATTCGTCGTATCTCGAATTTTACACGTATTTTATAATCCAACAACGAAAGCGATCGCATCCCATCGCatcgtcgaaaaaaaaaaaacgacgagTGTAAAAATTTGACGAGTTGTTAAACttgttaacattttatttgtttctcgTCTAACGctattttgttttgaaaaaaaagcaatctttttcaacaaaatattaatacatactaCTTGTATTGTTAAAATTGGAACGTTTTCCTCGTAGACACAATAAcagaatttctctctttcgctcGTCCAAGATTCGTCTATCGATTCAACTTTCTTCGATTGTTTCGATGCGCACGTTTCTCCGCATTTCTTCACGACGAGCACGATGTCCTAAACATTCGCtgtgtaataaatatcatcGCGAAACTCGTTGATACAGTCAAAATGGAAATACGTCGTTCCACGTAGAATCCACAACGCGACGATATCGCGAAGAGGATATGGGCGAATCTCGACCAAGACATTTAAGATGCGGATAAGGAAAAGATGGAGCGAGCTtggggaaaaaaattacaattttttcgcgCCCAAGAGATGGAAACAGGTTTTATAAGTTCTGCCCTTCTGGCTGATATTGCTCCCATCGTgctctgtatatatatatatttctgtctTTAATATAACGATAAGAGATTCGCAACTATGACAATACAAGAGAGATAAAGAGAACTGgaaatcgaacgaaaaaaagaaaaaaagaaaatcttcgaaaaaaacttttcttttgttgCGCGTCAAGAAAATCGATGTAGACTTCGTCTACACGTATGCTTggaatggagagagagagagagagagagagagaagaaagcgaCGGTAATGGCGGTCGGtttttagacagaaattgaaaaaaaaaaacgtcggCTCACGCAACGTTGGATGCAGGTTGCGCTAGGTCGCGTGTGACCTCAGGTGCACCTGCAGCCAGGAGACGTTGGCATATCGACCAATGCCCTGCTCTCGGTGACCTCCATCTGCCTCCTCCATGCCGGCTatggtaatttatatttacagtaCTTTTCGCCCAAACTATCGTCGATTCCCGTGTAATATcctccaataaaaaaaaggggaggaaaaaactAGATTAGAAATGGtatgcaatttaaaaattctttttgaaattgtatataaaattaagaaaaatttggatcTTGCGTATACGTGGAAATGGTTATCTCTTAATGGAAAAATGGAGGAAACGGAGGAGAGAATtatttgtagaaatttattagGGATGATTTAAATCGGTTGAATTAATCTTTACGATAGATCCCTCCGAGATCAATTTAAAACTATTGAGTGGGGGAGGCAGAAACGACACGGTGTAACAAATCTGGGATTAATCCTGATGGGGGAAATTTAATGGTTGAGGTTACGAATAAAGCtcgtaatatcgataatttatatcgtGATCGAAACGTAATcgtgattatataaaaagcgGATCAATTAGCTGcgaacaaatattattcgagcattctgataaataataattatttaaaactcgaaactttactcgaaatttttaatttactttttaccaATGCCCAACTTCGATTCTAAGGATAGGAGATTTAACTTGAGAGCATAGTTTATACATACAGCCTTGCTTTATACATAGCCTCATAATCCGTTTGTTCactcgtttattttttcgaattctccCTTTTATTCCCGACATTAAACTGGCGCGAAACGACAAATCCATTCCCTGatctttccccctccctttctctctttctctatctctctctctttctctctctgttcccATCGGCCATATCCAGCCGATGTAATTAGATTTCAGCGGATAAAGGGTCGAATTGGCAGAAAAGCCAAACCCCTAGCTCCCTTGCACAATATCGTTTCGTTTGGCCAGCGGAATCTGCTCTTGTTGCATTATCTCCGCTATATAGCCGTGACAAACAAGCCCGTTAATGCTCTAATTAGCTCGACATGCGCCCTTCGACACGTTCGAATCCCACCAATTCTCCAACCGAATTCCGCATTATTGAATGTAATAGATACCGTGGCGCCCACTCGAGCCGATAAAGTAGGCAAGAAATATCCGCTCGCTCCTTTAAATACGAACCTCTTCTCCTTCCCTTCTCCCCTCCTTCTCCTGCCCACGATATTAAATGCAGAGACGCATTCGCGGATATCTCGTCTCGGTCGGGAATCGAagttgagaaataaaaatgttggtCGTTAACGAGATTtgggaaaattaattaattcgatcggGTGTGGAAGCCATCAGGACGTACACGTATATGCATATAACGATCCCCCCATATGAATTATGCAGCACGGTTTTGAGGCGgggtaaatttcgaaaattcaattacCAAGAACGATTAATCCTTATTAACCTCGCACACGATGATTCTTTGCAAACCAACCGGTTTGcgcgtaaataaatataaaacggaTCCCCATTTCCGGCGAGGGAGATGTGTTTGATTAAAAGCTTAATTGAAATTGTGCGTTgttagagataaaaatttacggATTTATGAATCCgtggataataaataaattccacgtTCTTGATCTTGTCGAGAAAAATCTATTTGAAATTGCATAACGAAGCCACGTGTTCTATTTAACACGCGTCTCCTTCACTCGTTTATCACTTTTCGGTTATTCCggaaatttctatttgttttttttttttttttgagaaaggaaaagaaaaagaaaaaaaagacgcTTGTTACTCGTTCGATATCGATgcttgaattttaaagatatatatatatatatatatatatatacacaatatagCCAAAAAGGTACCACGCTTTGTTTATCCTTGCATTTGCGCGTGAACTGGTTGCAAcgtaaagtaaatattataatatacgtgaattttgtattattatattaagagaaATAGGTATATATTCCCAGTAGTACGAGTTATTATCCATCGACTAATCTTTCCCACGATCTCTGTATATCGAATaacagaaatttcaattttgtatccAACATCAAGAATTTATTGCGCCGTATAAGCCTCTatccgctctctctctccctctctctctctctctctctctctctctccatgcTCGAGGCAACGGGAATACAACGTACTGctcaatttcaaaatacgTACTAGCAACTGAAGTCGAGAAAGAACATTTGCTCGTGCACATATTGGGGATCATGTATGTAATGCAAGAGGCGGTACTGCCGTTTTAATGAAgttgaaataattgtttctcgaaacgaatgaatatttgatccattcctttttattttttctattttttctattattcaaaaaattatactacGAGTTAAGCTgggatataatttttccctACCTCCTAAATCATTAACTTTTTCCATCCCGTGCATTTTGactcgaaaataaattgttcctCCGCCTCGTTGCAATTACGTTGTAAATCTTTCgcgaagataaataatatgacgATTGTGTAAAAccgggggagggagagaaggcAAAGATTTTTACAAGTGTcaaaaagaattgatatttatgGAACACTCTCGCAACTGCgcggaaaaggaaaggaaaggtttCCGGTACGCAGGAacagaattttaatgaaataaaaaaaaacgtaaagttaagaataattttttttttcatttataatgtatattattaatctgataaaaataatagtatttgattgatattttgactttgaaataattttaaattcgttatatataaaatttaaaagtaatttaataataaataaaattcgtgattgaattaatcaatagattcttggaaaaattaaaattggtaataatatgaataatcaatttaatgataggtaattatttgatgaaggatcaaatatttcgaataaatttatcaatatcaatttcatttttttaatgttatttttttttcttctatttttttgaaattaattttaattaagaatgagtttaaaagtataataaataggttaaaaattatcaggtatatgaaataaattatgaatcatTTTATGGATCCTTAAAAATACTCgattaaacgaagaaaaaaatggggaAAAAAGTTAACAACTAGCAGattgaaatgtaatttcaacaataatatatatatatatataaataattcaaatcgcGAGAATGAATTCGCCATTCTTGAAAAATCTAATGTCATTTTAAATGTTGTTGCAAATGTAAGATGGCGTTAACGTTTTACTgtggttaaattaaatttaattcttccttAATTAAGTAACGACCGGAGGAAGAGGGCGAGAGTAGTGTGCAACCACAATGAAATGTTTTCCCTTGTTTTGCATATGCATGCGTCCCGCGCTACGACGTCCAGAAAATCAATGCAACCGGTGTAGAGAGAGGTTTTTTTCCAACGGGATAATCGagataaaatcgtaaaatgaaggatttcgattattataaatactgcTCTTTTAGcgacgtggaaaaaaaaaaagagaaatcgaaCGATGCATTTTAATCTCTTTGCCCCTTTACTTTCAAAACTGACTTTGATTCGAGGAATattggagaaaaatatttaaatttcgaactaCTATGCTACACATGATCGATCCGTGGAACGTTAATTGCTAATTGGCGAATCGAATTGATTTGACAGTGGATAATTGAGAACGGAAGTTTAAAGAGAAAGCAGGCGTGTCAAATGGAATGAATAATCGCGGgataaaaaaggagagagtGACGATATCAATCGAatctataataagaattaataagaatttttagaaatattgtcGACGAACCATATTGCATAAATACAGCAGAAGctttaattttcgtttgaaaGAGTAATGATCAATCTCTTTGAATGtacgttgataaaaattttttaaaatattatcgaccATATTGCATAAGTACAGCAGAAGCTTTACTTTTCGTTCGAAAGAGTAATGATCAATCAGTttgaattattacattaataagaatttttagaaatattatcgaCGAACCTTATTGCACCAGCTTTACTTTACGAAAGAGTAATGATCAATCTGTTTGAATGTTACGTTAACAAGAATTTCTTCAGAAATATTATCGACGAATTATGTTGCATAAAATACAGCGGAGGCTTTACATTTCGTACCGCGTCTCGTCTCGTATTTTTACGTATTCTTCGAGATGGAAGACGGTTTGACAGACAACGCGTTCAAGCGGAAGTAAAGAGCCTTGTAAATCCTGCGTCATCTTGGCCCGTCCGTGTTATTATCGATTTTCCGTGAATGCGAATATCAAAAGTATATTCTAAACGTATATAGGGCTTTCGGGTGAAATAtcgggaaaataaaaaaggagaaaataaaCGCGAgcgctttttatttttttccccgttGGCAATATGCCATTCTCAAACCGGAGGAGGAAATCCAAGATGATAGATTTTTAGACGGGCAACAAACTTTTTATTCCCATCTCGATCCggcatgaaaagaaaaagattgtaTTGCGTTGCGTATGAGAGAGGAAGGCGAATTATGTAACAATTCTCGATTATTCATgttggaaaatggaaaacgCATTTCGCGAATTGCATAAATTACAAcgtgtattaaaaaatgtttccgaTTTTTACATCAGCAAATCTTCTTGTTCTCTGTTCACAGAACAACCTGACAGACGGGAAAGAAGATCTGCCTGAAGACACTTTCTCGCTGTTGTCGGTGCTTCTAGTTGGTTCGCTAAACTTCCCATTTGATCGATCGCGACTCGCCCCTCGAAGGCAACCCTCTAGGAGGACCTTCACTCGAAAACTTTGATCTAAGCTCGCTATCTATCTCTCCCTATctatctctctatctatctatctctgtTTCCCTCCTATTTCGTTCTTTATCCTCCCCTCGCTTCTAAATAACAGTACCCATAATTCCTTCTTCTCGCCCGTTTCGTTTCGTCCGTATCATTGTTACATCTCTTCCCTGCATTTGCAATTGCAATTCGCTtcgttcctcttcctctcatcgatcgaataatttatatacggaATATACGTATATCACCCTCCTCTTCGAGATACCTCttcttatcgatttatttccaTATCATTTTCGATCATTTTACTTGCgtaggaattaaaaaaaaaaaaatgttcatttaCGATAATTACGATGTCCCTCCGctagtatttatttatgtcgtgaaaaaaaaaaaatcgcccGATAATCGCCCATAATAACACATTCGATGCATCTCAGCTCAGCTCTTCGAGGGGTGAGTGATATTATTTGAGCAAACTCCATCGATTCTCCAACTAGTCCACCTTGTTCCCCCGATTCTTTTCAGGATTTCTCTTCCtgatcttgatatttttatccgtGGCGGGGAACATTTTAGTCTGTGTGGCAATTTACACGGACCGCGGTTTACGGAGAATAGGGAATTTATTCCTGGCCTCCCTCGCTATCGCCGATCTTTTCGTCGGTTGTCTGGTTATGACTTTTGCCGGGGTGAACGATCTCCTCGGCTATTGGGTATTCGGGCCGCGATTCTGCGACACTTGGATCGCCTTCGACGTTATGTGCAGCACTGCCTCTATTTTGAATCTTTGCGCGATCTCTCTCGATCGTTACATACACATAAAGGATCCTCTCAGGCAAGTATCCGAGCATTCTCTTCTCCCGTcgcctttcgtttcttttttccttctttctctctctctctctcatttcaTCTCATTTCATTCGTTGTCGTTACGCAAATTAGATACGGTCGTTGGGTGACGAGAAGGGTTGCGGTTGCTGGAATCGCTGTCGTATGGTTGCTCGCAGGACTCATATCCTTCGTGCCGATCAGCCTAGGCCTTCACCGTGCAAATGAACCTGTTGTTCTTGACGATAGCAAAGAAGTACGtacgatttaaatatatatatatttaattataataatcgattttcgataatttgttgaaggataaaattatccttcttttttcttttttaagaattgcGAGTCTACTTTCTCTTTCAGGAACATCCTACATGCGCCTTAGATCTTACACCCACCTATGCGGTAGTTTCCTCTTCTATATCTTTTTACGTGCCCTGCATCGTAATGCTGGGAATTTATTGCCGGTAAGTGTaaataagtttcaaaaaaaaattgaatagaattgAATCAGAAGGAATAAGAGAGGAAAATGATAATgcgataatatcattaatgttTTCTCCAGGCTCTATTGCTACGCACAGAAACACGTAAAAAGTATCCGTGCAGTGACGAAGCTGCCGGACACCTCAATGGCCAAGAGTTTTCGTGCGAAAAGTACACGCAACAAACCGCCAAAGCCGCAAACAAAAACGAAGCCAACAAGTCCCTATCACGTATCCGATCATAAAGCCGCTATAACAGTTGGTGTAATTATGGGCGTTTTCTTAATATGTTGGGTACCCTTTTTCTGCGTAAATATCGTCACTTCGTATTGCAAGACCTGCATATCAGGCCGAGCGTTTCAAGTatgaatgtttcttttttccctacATAATCTATGATTTCGAACGGAATATACGCATGCAGAGCCGTGCTCGAACTTAACTTGAAACCTTGCCTTTcgtgaaaaaaggaatttttacttttgccgccattacatttttcattaaatcgttgaataattataattatatacaaattacaaatggCAATGACATATCTCTTGTTTGAAGAattcgttatataattataaatattaagggCATTTTTGAACGGCTCTCCGCTGTTGTAATgtgatcataaaaaaaaaacaaagcaaaaaaagaaaaaaaaagaacagaaaaacaaAGCTTGCTATGTAATAGGTACTCACTTGGCTCGGCTACAGCAACTCGGCCTTCAATCCGATCATCTACAGCATCTTTAACACAGAATTCCGAGAAGCGTTCAAGAGAATTCTCACAAAGGGTGCACGCGCCCGTGGAAATCAACCGTCGACTAGCGAATGCGGAGAATTTCGATCCGTGGTCGTGCAAAAACGAAACGGGTCCATGATCGAATGTAATATCAGTCCGAGATCAAGCGCGGACAGTTGTCAAGTTGGTATAATGGCGCAAAGACATCGCGATACTATCGTGAGTGCGatataattcgattcgagTCTCTCCCTCAGACTTATCGATCTTCCTATCGAACGGTAATTGCGATCCTACGGTAATTATGGTTCACGTTGGTTGGTCCATCACGGTTATCGattctatataaatcattttattaataagacgTAAATAACGTAAATAAAATCGTGATGGAAGTATTACCTCCTTCCTGTCGCCAGTTTTCTGCGTGGCATTCAACATTCTTGGTACGAATTATTCAATTGAATCGAAGAATGTTACACGAAC
Proteins encoded in this window:
- the LOC108001046 gene encoding dopamine receptor 1 isoform X1; the protein is MFPIFTSANLLVLCSQNNLTDGKEDLPEDTFSLLSVLLVGFLFLILIFLSVAGNILVCVAIYTDRGLRRIGNLFLASLAIADLFVGCLVMTFAGVNDLLGYWVFGPRFCDTWIAFDVMCSTASILNLCAISLDRYIHIKDPLRYGRWVTRRVAVAGIAVVWLLAGLISFVPISLGLHRANEPVVLDDSKEEHPTCALDLTPTYAVVSSSISFYVPCIVMLGIYCRLYCYAQKHVKSIRAVTKLPDTSMAKSFRAKSTRNKPPKPQTKTKPTSPYHVSDHKAAITVGVIMGVFLICWVPFFCVNIVTSYCKTCISGRAFQVLTWLGYSNSAFNPIIYSIFNTEFREAFKRILTKGARARGNQPSTSECGEFRSVVVQKRNGSMIECNISPRSSADSCQVGIMAQRHRDTIVSAI
- the LOC108001046 gene encoding dopamine receptor 1 isoform X2 encodes the protein MILSQNNLTDGKEDLPEDTFSLLSVLLVGFLFLILIFLSVAGNILVCVAIYTDRGLRRIGNLFLASLAIADLFVGCLVMTFAGVNDLLGYWVFGPRFCDTWIAFDVMCSTASILNLCAISLDRYIHIKDPLRYGRWVTRRVAVAGIAVVWLLAGLISFVPISLGLHRANEPVVLDDSKEEHPTCALDLTPTYAVVSSSISFYVPCIVMLGIYCRLYCYAQKHVKSIRAVTKLPDTSMAKSFRAKSTRNKPPKPQTKTKPTSPYHVSDHKAAITVGVIMGVFLICWVPFFCVNIVTSYCKTCISGRAFQVLTWLGYSNSAFNPIIYSIFNTEFREAFKRILTKGARARGNQPSTSECGEFRSVVVQKRNGSMIECNISPRSSADSCQVGIMAQRHRDTIVSAI
- the LOC108001046 gene encoding dopamine receptor 1 isoform X3, coding for MTFAGVNDLLGYWVFGPRFCDTWIAFDVMCSTASILNLCAISLDRYIHIKDPLRYGRWVTRRVAVAGIAVVWLLAGLISFVPISLGLHRANEPVVLDDSKEEHPTCALDLTPTYAVVSSSISFYVPCIVMLGIYCRLYCYAQKHVKSIRAVTKLPDTSMAKSFRAKSTRNKPPKPQTKTKPTSPYHVSDHKAAITVGVIMGVFLICWVPFFCVNIVTSYCKTCISGRAFQVLTWLGYSNSAFNPIIYSIFNTEFREAFKRILTKGARARGNQPSTSECGEFRSVVVQKRNGSMIECNISPRSSADSCQVGIMAQRHRDTIVSAI